The Canis lupus familiaris isolate Mischka breed German Shepherd chromosome X, alternate assembly UU_Cfam_GSD_1.0, whole genome shotgun sequence genome has a segment encoding these proteins:
- the BEX3 gene encoding protein BEX3, with product MANIHQENEEMEQPMQNGEEDRPLGGGEGHQPAGNNRRGQARRLAPNFRWAIPNRQVNDGMGGDGDDMEMFMEEMREIRRKLRELQLRNCLRILMGELSNHHDHHDEFCLMP from the coding sequence atggcAAATATCCACCAGGAAAACGAAGAAATGGAGCAACCCATGCAGAATGGAGAGGAAGACCGCCCTTTGGGAGGGGGAGAAGGCCACCAACCTGCAGGAAATAATAGACGGGGACAGGCTCGTCGACTTGCTCCTAATTTCCGATGGGCCATCCCCAATAGGCAGGTCAATGATGGGATGGGTGGAGATGGGGATGATATGGAAATGTTCATGGAGGAGATGAGGGAAATCAGGAGAAAACTTAGGGAGCTGCAGTTGAGGAATTGCCTGCGTATCCTGATGGGGGAGCTCTCTAATCACCATGATCATCATGATGAATTTTGCCTTATGCCTTGA